ATACTGTCATGCCACTCTTAGCAAGTTAAAAATCACTTCTTATAAAAGCAgtggcaggttttttttttataacagtCAGCACATTTACATGACTTTAGAAAAAACGAATGTGTTAGTCCAACCAAAATCATATGAAATCGGGTTTCTCAAAACTGAACTGACACACCCAGATCATGCAGGTGGGGTTTGAATCACTCCGCTTAGCACATGGTCCAAAGATCCATCTTTTTGTGAAAACTGTGAGGTGTAAGTGTATATTAATATGGCCTAATTCCCATTAAATCTGCTTTCATCCAACTATTTTCTGTTGCATTTGTCAGCCAGCTAAATGTGTCTGAAATTGTGACTTAAAATCAGCCTCTTAAGACTATGTGTCAACTCATAGACGCTGAAAGCATTTCTATTCACACAACTTCAAGATGTCTGTGCACTGAATTCATCTAAACTTCCATGTACAATGATCTTCCACAGAGAAAGCTGGAAGCGAcagaatgtcttgaatgttCTCTCACACAGTGCACTGCCTCAGTGTCGGACATACATTCACTCAATAACTTGATTCTGGTCCCGTGCATTGTAATCAAGAGAAATGCATGTAACAAacatggtggtccagttaaacCTCCCAGTCGACATGTAAATATAGCCTGATTCAGCTGCGCATGTAACAATGCTGATTGTGTGTGCATCAGAAAGGAGAGACGAGAAGAATAAAAGATGATGCCTGTGGCAGCAGCTGATGTGAGAAGTGAGTCTGTAATCAGAAGTGACATGTGCGTCTAACCtggtttgggattttgggattGAGTTTCCCCTGGGGAACTGGATTGGGGAGGCTCGGGGTGGTACTGGATGGAGAGAGGGGCTTTAATTTGTGGATCAGTCCAGGCTTGGcttggggggggggtaaaataAGGTTTTATAAAGGGAGGGTGCTAACCCTGAACCATCTGCTGTTTTGTTCAACTGTGAAACAGTGGCGATGCCGAGCATGAAGCGTACAATAGTGAACTCAAATAAGCTAGATGGGCTCGGGGGGAATATAATTGTTCAAAGCAAAACCCTTAAATGGAGATTACTGGTGgattttatgtaaacaaatttaCAGACTGCAAAAGAAGAATATTTACTTTAAATCCAACACAAAACTGCGAGATGAAAAAATttattgaaatgaaaatattttcttcttttccttaCTTCATTTATCAGATAGCTTTAGTCACTAGTTACTTTTCTAAATTTCTCTATGCAAAGTGTGGATATATTTTTCAGCTTGTGAGAGACTTCATGTACTGTGTATAGACTTGCCCCTTACTGTTGGGATTTtataagaaaaggaaaaagaaaacacattccTTATAATTAAGGGAATGTGACGATTCCGTCGTTCACTGAAATAGAAGACATTGTTGAAATCTTCCATTGATTGCCATAATCTCTCTCGGTTTAATGAGAGGAATGCATTAGCATAACTTTGAGCAGAGAGAACCGCAAAATTTAGAGCAACATAATTGGTCCAAAAATCAACGTTACGTGAACTAGCAAGCATGCTATAACTGATTCTTAATGGGGGAAACAGTGCTGCGAAATTCATTGGTGAAAGCATATAGCTCGTCTCTGTTCTGCATCCACACAGTCACACACGTGCAGACTAATAACAGGTTCTGCTCTGCCCTCAGTTCGGTCGGAGCATGGTATCCGCTATGTGAAGCTGCCCTCTGCCTCCAGTGCATCCTCTGTGCTGCGGTTCTTGGAGAACATGTGCCAGCATCTGGAGAGTGACTGTCTGTTCAGTTCACAGCCCTTTAGCCcttacaacaacaacacacgCTTCTACAGCAGAGCCAAGTCAGGTGGGGAAATATCTGCATAAAGTGACTAAAGgaaaagttgaattttttttttttttttgctttctattCGTTCACTATCTTTTGGCTTttgctttgaattgtttttattctatttgttcAAGTTGCAACTGACACTGAATGATCGCTGCATGTTATACTGAAGCTAGGTTTGTCCTGCACTGTCAAAGACATCTTACATCTCAGGAACATCATTAAACAGTTAAAGGTACATTACATTATAGTCAAATGTATGTAGCCATACATGTTTACAGTTGACAGCAAATCTGTTTAACATGTTGATACCTGGTGGGAGctgaaaaagaaggagaaagcAGCAACTTTCAAGTGTCGACATTCCTTCTGAATCTTTGTCTTCTGCTCTCTTGAAACAGAACCATCATCCATCACAGAGAATGGCTTGTCCAATGATGACTCCTCAAAGGATCCCACTCCCAACACTCGCCCCCTTCACAACACATTGGATTACAGAGCAGCAAAGAGGGAGCGGCCATATTACTccggacacacacaaacaccgcCACCCCTTCGACGCGTCAGCTCCAACCCGACTGAACTTGGCCCGATGATTACACACAGACGAGTGGAGGGTAGGGTTAAAAAGGCACAAGTAGCCACCAGGGCAAAAAGCTCTAATTGTTTTGGACAGATTTGAAGAATTAACCTTTAAGTTTCAATGATTGCATATTGTTGTAcgtatgctttttttttgtttgtttttgtttttagaaaaggtaTTTTTTGGTATTAATTAGGGTTGCTTGCTTTTTCTTGCCCTTACATACTACAGCAGCAAGCTCAACAACAGGTCCAGACCATATGAAACAGGACAAAGAGGGTTTAGGAAACAACGCTTCTTCCTGGTCAGTTGATGATGTCATACGGTTTGTCCATGAGGCTGATCCCCAAACTCTCGGCCCACATGTTGACCTATTCAGAAAACATGTGAGTGTTCAGATTAACTGAACTTTCTTCATTTTCTTGTCCAGCGTTACTCTATCAAATTGTCATGAAGTTTGGAATTGTGTCCCCTCTGCTGACAACGTGCTCATCTCCCTGCAGGAGATTGACGGCAAGGCACTGATGCTGCTGCGCAGTGATGTCATTATGAAGTACATGGGACTGAAATTGGGCCCGGCACTCAAACTGTGCCATCACATCGAGAAGTTGAAACAGACCAAACAGTAAAGGATGACGGCACTCTTTTCTCACTGGCAACCAGACTCACGGACATGTATCATTCAACAGGGACGCAGTGCAGCGTAAATCCTCTGAGGACACCGAGGCTATGTCCCCGGTTTTAGAAACACAactatacattttattttagatCCTATAAAAGTGTGGGTATTGTATAAACTGAGGCTGAAAAAAACAGACTTAGTAAGATTGAAGCATCATTTCTCAGATTTATATTTAAATCAGAATTTTGACCTTCAATTTAGGCAAATTCCTAGGAAATACAGCTACATAATAAAATTACGATGAAATAACAAAAGTCAGGTAATTAAAAGaagtcattttcttttttttgaccTTGGTATTTCTAAAATGCTAGCAACTGCCATGACCATTTATGGACCACAGCTTAAAATTGATACATATATAAAGTCAAAATATGTATAACTGCAGTCGGATATCTGAGTGTTTTGTccatgtttttgtctttttgcccTATTAAGAATAACTGGATGCCACAATTGATCAGTCTTTGATCAGTTTTACTCTACATTGCCAActttacacacactcacagagacATACACAAATGACCGGCTCTTAATACATGTCTTTCTATGGTCTGAAATTCAGGATGGATGCGCTGCACTAAAGGCTGGGAAAGTTAGTTCAGGTACTGGCAGTGAATGTCTCGCTGCATCATCTCAATCAAATGCAATAACATTTTTGGATGACTGCATCTGTTACACAGTTGAACTTAGTTTATGCATGCCAGTGAATGTGTGAGCATGAGTGCCAACGGGCACTGAACAACAGGAGCGCCCAAATCATGTGAATTAGAAGTGTAAAGGGATTTCATTCGAAAAATGATAAAGAAGTCCTGTTTGCTGAAGTCAATCGTAGCATAAATATTCTTGTCCTTAAAcacttgtgtttttattcacaGAGATTATATATTTAGCAGAGTAGGCACCAAATTGATTTAAATGATGGCAATCTTATTTTAGTAGAACACTCCTCCTCAGTTGTGAATCAGCAGTGCAGCGGGTAAGGGTTAGAGAAACAGTTACTTAAGAGTTACTTCTCTTTTATTTGCGTCGGCCTGTATGCAGAGGGATGTTCTTACTGGCCCATCTCAGCTTTGAGCACTGATGTGGCTACATAACTGTATTATGCTTTTACAGCCACACTATCAAACGCACACACAAGACCTACAGTGACTGGAATACTTAAGTGTTttgaaagtaaaataaaagcaaagtaTGAGTGCTGTACAGACGGAACATGTTGGAGAAATGGTTTTGTATAAAGTTAAGCTAAAAAGTtgggtttttttaaatatcatttTGTACTGTAACAAAGTGTATCGACCTGTATCAAGCGTAAGTGTAATCTTTTtaattgggtttttttttttttttctgcctgaaaTACTTTTTGTGTGCACCATCTAATAACTACCTGCAGGACAATACTGTGTCTTGAGTAATTATTCACATGTTTCGAAGTGTTTATCTGTTTTTAATGGCAGAAATACTCATTTTCTGAACATTTCAGAATCATTTTCAAACCAAATTGTGTCTGTTGTAGCTGCATTTCACACTGTTGCGCTCCTGTAGTGGTAACAAGTTGATACTTGAAACCGTCTTGCTTTAATGTGAAACTCAGGTTTTAGTGAGGGTTGTTTCTTGATGTTTTACATCATAACAGTTTGTGTTCATTACTATAGCATAGAGTGACTGCACAATAACCAACTATGTATATTTTTATTGCCTTTTCATCTATTGCTCTGTAGCATTTCATGTATACAACTTTTTACAGTAAGTTCAGCAAAAGATGTTTGTTAAATACTGTATGTTTGCTATGCATTCACACAATTAAATATTTGTTTACATCATCGTAGTGTCATCTTCAGCCAATAGAGGGGCAACTAGCATTATTTTGTAGCTAAGTTCAGGGTTTTCCTCCAGTTTGACTCATGAGTCCTTCAAACAAAGTAATCCCTCCTTATAACCCATCATTACTGAATGCTTATATCTGACTATtgtccaaataaaaaaaaatgtattgtaagATAATCACTTTGTAACTCAAGAGGAAAATCCAAGTTTTAAATTTTTGTgctgaaaaaaacaataattttaaaTAAGTAGGCAAAGAGGGTAAAGCGAAGAAAAGAAGAGCATGCAAGAGGATGACAGAACTTAACGACTTTCCAGTTTCTTGGGGGTTCGTATATGTCTGTGGGGGATGTAAGGGCTCAAAGGTCAAAGGATCATGATGTCTTATTTAGGGAATGTGACAGTCCAATAGGAATCATTGTTCAAAAGATCAGTGAGTTCAAATAGCTCCCCAGCAGCAACCCAAATAAACAGGCTCATTATGACTCCTTCAGAGTCTTTCGGAGTGATAAATGTTGTTTCCTGGTTGTAAAGCAAGCAACTTTCACACTATAACATCCATGTTGAAGGCTTTACTTCCCATCCAGATGTTGACATTTAAGTGATAAACAATGTTAAGTAAATAGTATGAGTAGCTTTAATAAACCCAGTGCCAAATTTTAACCACGGTACTCTAAGCCAATGTGTTTCCTTTGAACCACTAACTATGGTTtgaatttaaaatcaaactATTACCAAAAGAGAGCTCCTTGCTGTCAGAAAtgtaaaacacagaaataaatatttgtgGACTAAATCCTCCTAAATTAGAACAATCTTTTGGTGAAGTGTTACTTTTTGGcagttcagtaaaaacaagtcaaATACCCTTGGAGGTAAACATGACCAATGGTCTCAACAGTGTTGGAAAAACTACAACGATCTTTTATGTAGTAAATGTATAacaatccattttctatacccacctTAGCTTGTTCAAGGTTGTAAGAGAATAGAAATGGGCTGCAACATAAGATCAGACTAAGCTGATTTAAAATTATATTAATAACGATGATAATTAGAATGAACTCACTGTTCAGAATATCCCATGTCATCCTTATTGGTCCAGTTATGTGAACATCACGGTGCAGCTGGTAACAGACTAAATGGAGAGAGTTAATGTTAAGTGTTATGTTAAGGGGACATACTCTAGCAAAGGCACCTCTATGTGTTACGTGATGGGAATTTCTGTTATTGATGGTGTTACAGTAGCATTCGTTATGACGATACACGGCGTTGCTGTTTTGATTTAGTTTCGCAAAGTTTCGCCATCTTTTTTTAACCATGCGCACCGATGAGTGCAGATAAACGAACAACTGTTAGTTAGACATGCGTCGTTCTTTATCTCCAAGGTTTTGGCTCCTACAACAGTAACTTACAACGACATAATAACCAATATCAGTTTTCAGCAATGCTgattttaaacagaaaactgTATGGAAACAACAACACTTTGAGTGCATTGAACGTGATTGGGGAACAAGGTTGGGGCAATGGgattatttattatgttttagcAGTGAAACTTAGTTACTATCGTTATTGTCACATTATATTTGGTTGGGACGAATATAAAACAGGAAGTCTGAAGCCCTGCCGTCGACGAGATACAAATGCAAAATCGTATCTTTTGTAGTCGGGTATTATTCGAGTATTGTAAATTCTCATAAACTGagctatatgtatatatatatatatattattgttTTCGATTTTTAGGTTTTTTGGGGGGCAGATGCAGTGTTTTCTGTCAGCTGCAATGAGTGAGGGTTTGACTTTATTAAATGTTGGCTCCTTAAAATTCAGAAGCACCTTTTCAGAACCCAGAAACGAGACAACGTTTAAATACTGCCATCTAGTGGAGAGAAGTTCTTAGTGCACTTTGTTCTCAGGAAGAGTGAAATGAATTGTCACACAAAAGGCCTTCTATTTCAATGCAATCACATTTATTGGCTTTTTTTCTATGCACAGTTACTAAGCAGCCTGATGAGCTGTTAAAATGAATTAGATATAGAATAATGAGATTTTCACAATGATGTAATGCCCCTccgaaaataaatagataaatacaaGACTGAAGGTGTTGCACAGCTCCAAAATATACAAAGGCTTGGAAATAATCATGTaaacttgagaaaaaaaaaactcttgtttttaatcttttattgatttattttacaaaagaaagaatttgcaaCAGTTCTTCTTCAAAAACGTATGTACAGATTtatacaaaaatacaaaattgaTTCAAATCTGTTAAATCCTAGCTAGTTTTAAAGATGGAGATATTTTtcaatagttacagatttctttttcaatgtctacatttttttcctgctctgtcagttttttttttaaagtctgctTAGTGATATTCCATACTGTACACCTCTGAATAAAAATATCAAGTGGGTGTCATACTTCCCATTCGGTTAAAATTGCACACAGACATTGGATACAGGTTGGTAATGAAATCAATAAAATTGATAGATTCTTCTGCTGTTGTATTCTCAAGCTGCTCAGGACTTAGGTTTGACAGGGTGAAGTCTGCATGGCATCCTCAAAGTCTGTATTTCTAACCAAATTGGGTCAGTAAATCCTCTATCCACTGCTTTTACAAATAAAGGAAAGTCTTGCAGTAGGTCTGTGGTATCAGTGTCAGGTACAGTAGGGAAAAATCACGCTAAACAAATGGTCAGATTTTCAttatattaattaataatatttgtgtgaataaaaatattTAGCTATGAGTCAAAAGTAGACTTTCCGATCAGATCAAACAAGCTTTTGGGTTTATGAatggatatttttttttccatttctatatattttttttatattcttaaaATGTATACATTATATCCAAAAAGTCTTTACcagatatacattttttttaacgtgATCAGCAGTTTCTCCTGGAAAACATTTCTCTCACTTCCATAGCTCCAATATGACTAGGACCCAGCACCAAAAGTGTTCAGATTCATCCTCTTGACAGATTCTATATAATTTTCGTTTACAGTCTCTTATACGCATGATTGTCCAGTGAGTAGATATACAGTACAAGATAAACCCCTGTGTGTGATCACAACTATACAGAACAGAATTAGCCAGACAGTTTGTACATCTATAGAACACACTATTGAACTTGACATTTgaacagaaaatacaaaatcTTTTCTCCTGGAGACATCCTGAagataaaaataatgatttgGTGGTGTCTTTTTCTCCCCCCTCCCACCGCCCCTCCCGCCCCCCTTTACTTATTGCATGCGATAGAAAACACAACAGGTAAAACAATGGACAGGAACAAGTGCGCTTCAGAAATATGATGAATGTAAAATTCTAGTCCTTTCACAGCTTTTTACTCTCCATCTTACACAGTGTCAGTTCTGCAATTGAGATTCGCTGAGCATTAAACAGTTGTGGTttgttatctatctatctatctatctatctatctatctatctatctatctatctatctatctatctatctatctatctgtctgtctgtctgtctgtctgtcagattTGTCGGTCtgtcatttacaataaaatagtAATATGCTTGCTGAGGTATTCACAGAATACAGTGAATGGTTTCAATTGAAGTAAAGGTCTCTGAAAATAAGAAGTATATGTGTTGTGTTTGCTGTGGTAGGCAGGTGAGAGTTCAAGCTTTCCATTGATGATAGTTGTCTTCTCTTACACATTGGATATTTTACATGTTCAACATTAATTGGAAGGATAAGGGAGATTGTATGGCATTCTTAAAGCCTGTTGTTGGGTTGGAAAAGCAGCAGTAATGCAGTAGGTACTTTACTGACTTTTAAATATCCATAGTATGTTGTCCTTTTGTCTTGTTGTCTCCTCTCTCTCAGATTTTGCCTTGTATGAGGTTTGAAGTATTTAAAATGGTGTACACCAGCCACTGGGTTGAGCTTTCACCTGTCTTATGCTACTAGGTAAGTGCAAATGAAGGAGAGGCAACAAGGAGAGGAGAACAGTACACTGCTAAAAAGTCCATGTGTAATGTTTGCAGtgattcctgttcttctttgctACACTCAGATTGATTCCCCATAAGATTTCTGCTTGTCATTTTTATATAGATATGAGTTTTATATTCAGTACAAATATACATATGCATTTCATTATAagatatattttcttttcaagGAATATTTTGAATGAGTCATGAAGTGCAAAAGCGAGGATGGTTCTGGAAACCCTTCCAAATTAACCTCTAGTCAAACCGACTGAAGACCCTCTAAAGCATTTTCACCGTCTGCACTCAATGGTATATTTATGCTTGCTATGAAATGCACCTTTTCTGCTTCCAATCAGCAGTGCAACACTGGCCAGCAGCTTGAAAAGCTTTAAAGTCTAATAATAATAAGCTATAGATTTCAAGGTTggatttaaataaatatttgattGGATTCAGGTGGAACATGGCACAGCTCCATGTATATGTACAGAGACGTAAAATTCCCTGCTTACAACCATCTATGTTAGAGAAAGGCCACTGTGCGATTGTCCAAAATTAGCCTGTATCTTAACCAAAAAGGTGCTCCCTTGCTCTTTTTTGTTAGACACTCAAATCCAAGAAAATTTCATTTAGATCACTGGCAGTGTGACACAAATGCCACTCAAATCTTTTGCAATGAAAGAATTATTAATTATTAGTTGACTGAATTatttcataaaacaaaagaaccaCAAGAATGTTGACAGAAACCAGGATCCAGGGGATGTTTCCACATAGGTCATGCAACATGGTGAAGCATAATCATTATGATCTGAGGCGCAATTTTACAAAAATACATgcatcatgtttttgtttttttagataTCACTTTTGTGAACAAATCAAGTTGGCTCTGTCTAAGCCTGGTCTGCAATTGGAAACATAATAAATAAGGTAGGGCTGAGCTGAGATGTTGTTAGGAACTTCCATATCGAAACAGACCTTGCTTGTTGGCAGGAATATTGAGTATGGACTCTATGAAGTCTGGCCGATGCTTTGGGCACTCTAAGTTAAAAGAATAGTAAATGTTATAAGAAttttaaatttgaataaaaaaaacagtctccaagtgacacacacacacaccattcaAAATACAAGAAGTAGAAATCTCAGTTGATGTTGTGTGTACTTGTTCATGCACACAAACGTTGTCTATTCCATAAATCTCCTTATGTTATTTTCCAAATATTtgggacagtttttttttttaagaagactGTTCAATCAAAATGAGTCTTGCACTGTTAAGGATGGGAGCTACTCTTTAGATAATACAGTATTTAGGCATATCCTCAAGGTTTTTGTAATCATTCCTTTATGATACAGTATCTCATAACAGTCGGCCACCCTTTGAATGGTATATCTGAAACTTGGTGCATTTCAGCAAGTCAGATTTTGCATGTTGCGAGAATTACTTAGTCTTGATTATACAACTATCCAAGATTTTAAGGGGAGAGTGGGGCATCTGAAATGTAGGACACAGCTAAGAATAGATTACTTTTCTCATCAAGTGGTTTTAGGATGATCTGTCATCATGGGGGCTCCCATCTGAGTTCTCAGTCTCCCCTTCAGAAATGGCTTGCATGGGGGCTGTGTAGAGGCGACTGCGTGTACTGTAGCGGCTGCTGTTGGCGACTGGGGGGATCCGAGAACGTCCCTGTCGAGATGCGGCTGACATTGGTAGGGTTTTTGGGGTGAAGCTCTCAGAGTTGGCCCTTGGAAAAAGGCCTGGTATCTGGATTGGATCCAGGCCAGAAATGGGAGTTTCCTGAAATGTAGACGGTGGGTCCTCGGCCTGTCTAACAGGTCCTTCCTGCAGAGTCTCTCCTGGTGTTTTAGGGGTGATAGGACTCTTCAGAATTTCTGTTGCTGACATTCGGTAGCTAGAGTCAGATCGGCTACCTTTCTTCAGCAGTAGAAGTTTAAACTCTTCATTGGATGTGCTGGATTTTTTAGCGCTGCGATAGATTGGCACAGGGGCTCGTTGTAACATAACTGCATTGGCTAAGGTAGCTGGAAAGTTAAGAGGAGGCGCTGGAGGGACAATGCCGGTAGACACATTGCTGGGGGTCACTGGTGCTGCAGGGCAGAGACGAGACTTTGCATTTAGGTCTCCTGAGTCTTTGCGGCCCAGGACCTTTCTCTTGGATCTAAATGAAGAAATCACAGTATAATCctgattaaaacacacacagtggATAAATAGATAATATAAACCCCATAGACACTTAACATTTAAAAGTGGCTAGATCAtctaaaaaaatctgaaaatagATATACTTTCCGAGCAGTACCGAGACATTACAAGAAAAGACTCAAATATATTGACAACCAATGCGAACTTTACATCACCTGTGTATCATGGCAAACAGGTCTTCAGTTGTACGGGTCTTGTTGGGTGATGTGATAATGATGTCGTCATCCATTTTGGTGTCATCCGTCAGAGGGGAGAGTGAATTATCACTTGGTGTGGAATCTGGGGCACACAACATCCCTATCATGTATCATCTGGTTGTCTGATTGTTTAGTACACACACTAAAATAACAAACCTCTATACACTCGAAattaataacatttttttttttcaaagagtaTTTTTTACCAGTTGAAGTTGTTTAAAAATCTTACCTTTACTGAAGTAATCCTCAGTGTCAGGAGTGGTGGAGTCATCTTTGCTttcttgttgctgctgctgatggGCACTTCGGGTAGCACCTGAtatcccctcctcctcttcttcctgcaCTTCATGTCCTCCTTTCTTTGCATCGCTGATTAGGTAAGGTTGCGATGTCTCTATTGTGTTACCAGGCACTTTTATTGGACTTGCCCAGGGCCCTGAGTCTGCGTGGGATCCCCCAGCAAATTCGTATGCTGGCGGTGGAGGGTGGTCAGATCGCATGCCTCCTCTGAAACATGCAACCTTCGGTGGCTCTTTGACctgctcttcctcttcctcctcctcatcttcatcctcatcatcatcctgGGAGAACGAGCGCTCCCCCAAAACCCTAAACTCAGAGTGTGCATGAGCTGAGTGGGTGAGCCCTCTGAATTCTGCGTGAGAGTGGATATGCGTGTGTAGATCCACAGGTGAAGGGTGGGGAGCACGTGGCACTGGTCTATGAAGGGGTGAGCTGTCCTCAGAAAGGTCTGATGATGGATCCATCCGAGCTCTGAAGGCAGTCATAGCCCAGAACGTTCCAGGCCCATAGCGGTCCTGCCTGAGTAGCAGGCTTTCATAGGATGGAGGTCCATCAGGGTGGCGGCCAGGGGGAGTGGGTTGTGAATGTTCAGGGGAGGAGGTGTGGTCATGACATGGTGGTCTGGGAGGTGGCCTGCGAGGAGGGAGAGGCCTAGTATTCACAGGTGGAGGAGCCAGAGTAGAACCAATGGGAGGATATTTAGGTCTTGTCACAGTCTCTGTTCCACTTTTTGTTTCCTGGTGTGTGGTAGAAGTACTCTGTGAATCTGTAGGTTGGCTAATAGAATGGAGCTGCACCGAACGAAGAGCAGATGGAGTTATCACCAATAGATTTGAGTTGGGAATTATTGGAACAGAGCCTAAACTTGGTGGTGGGTTGCTATTTGATGCCTCAGGAGCCAACATCTTTGTTCCAGTGGCTATAACATTTGCAACTCTATGTTTGCTGTGGtggagtgtgtgcatgtgatgtGTTCTGTGGGAAAGCGTGTGTCTCACATAGCCACTATGGAGAACATTGAGATCAAGTTGAGACGGTGGAGGTGGAAAGTCAGGGTCTCTTTTatagcaagaggaaatgcaaGCTCCATCTCTGGGAAAGTGCtggagggaggagagagaagaCTTCCTTTCTGGTACTTTGGGCTTTCTCTTACCAGTTGAAGGAGACAGTGGCCCTGGGAAGAATGCTGCGGATGTTGAGGGCAGGGTTGATGTTGGGgtctctgattggctggagTAGCCACTTGATGGTGAAGCCAGGCCAGCTAGTTTCTCGGGTGACCCAAGTTTAAAGTCTCCAGGTGGGAGAGGTGGACTAGTTGTCTTGGTCTCTGAACCCTGGGCAATGGCCTGGGTTTGTGTTTCTGTGGAAGAGGAAGAGCTGTCTGGTGACTTGATACACTCCATGACAGTGGTACCTGTGGCTGTGCTTGAGTTTGACATAGATGTGTACTCACCATTGTTGGATTTGAGCTCACTGTTGTGAAGCCACAGGTCTGCATAGTCAGATTGCACTGCACCTTCATCCTTAAAAGAGTGCGTATCTGCAGAGCTAAAGGACATGGGCTCTACTATGTCTATGGTTTCACCCAGTCCCCTGCCCCATGTTCCCAAAGGTTCTGCCACTAGACAAGATGTCTGTAAAGGTTCTGGTGCACCTCCAAGTTCTAGGTCCAGTTCTAGCTTCATATCTGTGGAAGACAAGGTCATTTCTTGTTCACTAACCATCTTTGGTTGATCCTGATCTGCTTGTGTGTCTGTTCCAATATCAACACTACCACTGGTCTCCTTCAGCGAGGAGGTCCGTTTGGGTGGTGGAGGTTTAA
This Odontesthes bonariensis isolate fOdoBon6 chromosome 1, fOdoBon6.hap1, whole genome shotgun sequence DNA region includes the following protein-coding sequences:
- the nhsb gene encoding actin remodeling regulator NHS isoform X2; translation: MPFAKRIVEPQLLCRHPSPNDEGLLFEDLCAINNVVLSRTLRQLSDLARHACSLFQELENDILNTNQRVWILQNKIGQIQQTASALDPKKEAVPVSNLDIESKLSTHYQAPWHQQHNVFHPCTRPPCLEELHRNAQLSLRALHQDEQQRQRSTSRERNRVTISISVAPPMPTFPSPHTIRRQQRSRLARAQERADRERELEYQPRKERTVRETEIQTIQRKERQGREADIQTIQRKATSTGEDESGEVLGGHRAKASAPSTPLTQDKQTNWSKENIPPSDQKKTGDSHAISSCIIPINVTGVGFDREASARCSLVHSQSVLQRRRKLRRRKTITGIPKRVQQDMDSDESPVARERTVIIHANPHQLSLCQEDLSISGRLHHTRDSGCQTDDFLIACTAAPSRRRIRAQRGHQGIPSSLSHSTGNISSLGDLSDSTYTTASAHGGRLRSRSLPREGGRLIDSDEDDDDDNYDDDDDEDEELSPYEVEDFIPPGPSPRMKMMMMKDEEESTDDQAAPEPLQLGSLKRLQRSSERDRGSGGGGSPEHGWMERGRSRLPRKADMGSCEISSSSDTFSSPIHSVSTTGVLGSHVDHKEDHQSSSGNWSGSSSTCPSQTSETIPPPSSPPLTGSSHCDSELSLNTVPNAIDEGFSLDPSYHSDLRPQGQGHRSSSFTSSATDQLDDAGVSTASEGEWTYPPDQDQTDPDQDPDQTQNLSQTHGLVQKYSSKQGLEDQTYFSDKTSNAEKELVSHYPSDKEGFYSTSLNFGECNQNYRGYMYNYADQGPDCGQPNSMAAPISHGVYPEPSTDFRAGTMTLGRTCRPLRKLKIKPPPPKRTSSLKETSGSVDIGTDTQADQDQPKMVSEQEMTLSSTDMKLELDLELGGAPEPLQTSCLVAEPLGTWGRGLGETIDIVEPMSFSSADTHSFKDEGAVQSDYADLWLHNSELKSNNGEYTSMSNSSTATGTTVMECIKSPDSSSSSTETQTQAIAQGSETKTTSPPLPPGDFKLGSPEKLAGLASPSSGYSSQSETPTSTLPSTSAAFFPGPLSPSTGKRKPKVPERKSSLSSLQHFPRDGACISSCYKRDPDFPPPPSQLDLNVLHSGYVRHTLSHRTHHMHTLHHSKHRVANVIATGTKMLAPEASNSNPPPSLGSVPIIPNSNLLVITPSALRSVQLHSISQPTDSQSTSTTHQETKSGTETVTRPKYPPIGSTLAPPPVNTRPLPPRRPPPRPPCHDHTSSPEHSQPTPPGRHPDGPPSYESLLLRQDRYGPGTFWAMTAFRARMDPSSDLSEDSSPLHRPVPRAPHPSPVDLHTHIHSHAEFRGLTHSAHAHSEFRVLGERSFSQDDDEDEDEEEEEEEQVKEPPKVACFRGGMRSDHPPPPAYEFAGGSHADSGPWASPIKVPGNTIETSQPYLISDAKKGGHEVQEEEEEGISGATRSAHQQQQQESKDDSTTPDTEDYFSKDSTPSDNSLSPLTDDTKMDDDIIITSPNKTRTTEDLFAMIHRSKRKVLGRKDSGDLNAKSRLCPAAPVTPSNVSTGIVPPAPPLNFPATLANAVMLQRAPVPIYRSAKKSSTSNEEFKLLLLKKGSRSDSSYRMSATEILKSPITPKTPGETLQEGPVRQAEDPPSTFQETPISGLDPIQIPGLFPRANSESFTPKTLPMSAASRQGRSRIPPVANSSRYSTRSRLYTAPMQAISEGETENSDGSPHDDRSS